Within the Eucalyptus grandis isolate ANBG69807.140 chromosome 1, ASM1654582v1, whole genome shotgun sequence genome, the region CACTTAATCTACAGGAGCGTGTAACGGAAGGATCATATCTTGAGATATATCCTATTTAAACTATATATGTGAAGAAAACTGCATTTTCTTTACCTCTACCACAAAGTAAATTAAAACTGGAACTTCATTTACTTCATGCTTCCCCCGGCAGAGTTGCTTCTGGTGCTGGAAAAGGGTACCAGAGATTTTGAGAGGAAAACTATGCCGAGATGGAAAATATTTGGCATGAAATGTTTGGTTTTATCCTTGATTTAGGTGCTCAGCTTATCAAAACACTTCGACACAGAACCTTTCCTGAATAATGGTTGAGAATACTGATTAGCTGCTAATAGAAAACTTATCCAGAGAGAACATAACACGGATCATTTTCAATTGGTGGATCAAATCAGGAGGGAGAAGGGAAGGACGCCAAACGCAGACCCATATTCCTTTTTCCAAGTATATGAAGTATTAAGGGAGACGTTATATTTTAGCAAAATCGATAGATCAAACACCAAGTGAATTAGAATTTAGCAAATCCTTCAAGAGCCAACGCAAGTCTTTAGCCATCCATCCTTTTTGGTTGAAACCATGATCAAGGAAAATCTTTGGAGTCATTGCATGACATTAGGGCAcgtaatatatatttttgttgatgACAAGTGATTCGAAATTGTTGTCTGCTAATGTAAGATATATTTCGATTAATAATCAGCATAATATTTTGGGGGAGAGCAGGAAATTTTTCTCTGAATAACTCATTTCTTGAAGTACCACTAACGCAATGAAACAAGATTCACGTTCATGATAGGGAGAGTAAGGGTCGCATATACCGTGAATATGAAGCTGTAGCCTCGTTTGAGCACATTCCCAAGGAACTCTGTTCGACTCCACATCATCCTTAGAAAACCTGGGGTCATGTACACCTCCTCTCCATCCAACTCATCTTCTGTTTTGAGTTGGTAACAGTGAAGCCCTAGAAACTTGCACCTCTCGAAGGACGTGCCATCCATGGCCACGATCAAGAGGTGGTGGATCAAGGGCCTAGTTCCCTCACCCAGCCAAAACCCATCCAGGAACAGATCGAGCATCGACTTGTCCCCCTCGACGTAAGCTTCGTTCACCACTGTTATGATGACTGTCTTGTTGTTTCCCGTCGATGCGTCGGCCAAGACTTTCCCGAGCTCGTCCATGTATCCTCCCGCCTGATTATCCCTCTAGTAAACAACATATATTCCAAGGACTCAAACAAGAACATTCATTTGGCAATTGTTGTGTGGAAAATGAGCAAACTAATTGCTTTAAAAATGGCGAGAAACGAACAGTACAGAAAACCTTTCGGCCTCTACATAGCGGACTGGACTCTAATATGATCTCagcaaaagatttttcaaatgaaCACACGAGAAAGTGACGAGAGAATGCAACAAGTTAGAAACGAATAGGAAGAGGAAATTGACAGGAAGAAGTGGAAGAGCTATAAATTTTTACTGATTGGGAGTGAGGGAGTTTCTGCTCCTGGAATTGCAAGAGAGGGCCAGAAGGAGTCCAGTTGACGAGCAGATATAACATTCCGACCAACAAACCACAGAGAAGAGCGCATTGGTTGATCCGATCCTTCATGAACTCCATGGCCGATGATCTAATCGTCTTGTGCTCGTGAGGAAGCTGGCTCTAATATCAGTCACCTTGCAATAGTTCTCTCGCACTCAGTTGACGCATTCGACTTTGCGTAGAGAGATGCACGATGGAGGATATACCTCACAGACTCGTATGAATGCGGTGAGTGATCCGTTATGCGCTTACTAATACTAAAACGAAGCCCAGCTAATAAGGTATTTTATCTTCATTTTATGTGTGAACTTGAAGTAAAGTCACGTGTATCGCTCCTTCCCAGCAAGCCCAGAAAACGCCTGTCTTGATTTCGCAGTTTCCGTTTGCTTGTTGTTCTTCTCATCTGTTCATGTCTTATTTACTGAACTGGGTCTCGAGAGGTTTCTTGAATTTCTAGTTCCTTGTTTGCCCGCCCGTGAAGATTTAACCCGAAAAGAGAATAAGGATCGTTCCCCTGTAAGGTTGGAGGGCTAGCGCGACTAAACTCGTCAACTCCAATTTATCTCTTTCATCCCACTAATTGAGTAGCTCATAACTTCTGATTTCGGTGGTTAATAAGGTTATTATACACATCATATATCTAGCTTTTCtagataatagaaaaaaaaaaaaaaggcttctTCGGAAAAACAAGATCTATTCTACATATATATTACAAGTGATGGAAGTTTCTTTCGCTACGTGGAACTCAAAAAGCATCTCAAACAATTCGTTACGTCGTCGTGTTGATCGAGCAATCTGTGAAATAGGTAATCACTTCGAACTTTGCTTACAAAAGATGGTCTGCTTCACGAGCAGGAGCACAACTCCCAAAGTAAGTAGCCACCACAAGCTCGTCGATTGGGAAGATCACATCGAACATCGTTTTAAATAATCTTTGTTTAACCAAcagcagaaaaagaagaaaaaaggttcAACTGTTGACTTTGCGTGATTGCCTGCCCGAGATGAGGAAGCTGTCTTCAAGACTTCTTACTTTAAGGGTGTTGTTTTATATGGCGTTCTGACTGACGATACTCGTCACGCCAAGTGGATGCGCTTTAAAAGCTAACGCGTCTTTCaacgcatttttttttatatctttcaagACATTAGAATagagggaaaagtgttaaaaaagtatCAAATATTTGGTATCTGTGTCAATTTAGTCgtaaatctttttttaatatcaattcaattctaaatattttcatttgatgtcaattcaatcatttccagctaattttgattgTATTTTACTAACTAGGCATTAGTCGGCcgacgtaaataatttttaataatattttaataatttttgaatatttattttccttctcatcCTCCTTTCCTCCCGTCGATCGCCGGACCTCGGTGATTGGTCGAGGTGATGGCCGGCCTCTAGCGAGGGCTCTGGGCAAGGttgacccttgctagatctaacGAGGGGCAAGCCTTGCTGCCTCGTGCGAGGGCTACTCTTGCGACCACTGGCAAGGCTTGCTGGCCGTTGCCTCTGGCTGATTGCCGAGGCCCGGCGACTAGccggaggaaggagggagaagaaaaaaaaaaaaaagaaatagaaaaaggaagaaataaaaaattaaaatatattaaaatattattaaaaattttacatGTTAACGCTAATCATGCCATGTTAGTCGGCCAGCGTCCAATTAGTAAAATATGATCAAAATTAatcggaaatgactgaattggcactaagtgaaaatgtttaggactaaattgacacaaaaaaagtttaagacttttttaatactttttcctTAAAACTGACTCTAGTGTAATGAATCCATGGGGAATTGATACAAACGGTTTCCAAACTTTGACTTGATGTGTAATctaattcttaaaattttaatatatattcaatttagtttctaaactatataaaaatatttaatattgtccCTAACCTTAATTTAATGGAATAACTATATTGATCATCTTTATATATTTGAGGGACTGAATTAAACATGTACAATAAGTCTAGagattacattaaataaattaaaagtttatgaattacattgcacattaagttaagatttagggatcacattaataatttaaaagttcagGACCACATTTAAAGACCATAtgtgtcatttttccaaatatatACAATGATCAAAATCTGTAAATGCTATGATTTCACGCTAAAAAAAAAGGTCACATTTTCATAATCTTATTTTGCGTTACCAAAGTTCTATTATTAATTGGAATTAGGAGGATCACTCGGGATGTCAAAGTgttaaagttttagaattttcttgtttttcacGCATGGACAGGGAGTGGTTGTTATGCTGGGGGAGGCAGCTAAAGCGTTCAACTTGAAAAACATACAGAGGaagttttagccaaaaaaaaaaaaaaaaaacatacagaATACTTGTTATGTCAAGATCATTCATTGACTAAAGAAATGATGAGATACATTCTTTTTTATCGAGCATTGAAATATGATTGATGTCATATCAATTTATCATTTGCCACATCCATTAACGTCCCATTTATAATTTGTCAAGTCGCCTTGTACCATTGGTTAAGTAAGTCTATCTTTAATTTAACTAACCTAGCATTATTCTTAGGCTGATGGGATTGGAGAAGAACAGAACTTATTGAAGCTTACATGTGGTACTTACTGGTGACCCATTGACCAACATTCATGGAAAAGCACACTAACAACTTCACAAGTTTTGTATCATCCCTAGTTTAGTGCCATATTTTTTCTACCACTCATTTAAGATTGTCCACTCGCTCATTGGAAAAACTTTATATGACACCATGGTAGGAGTGactttatcataaaaaaaaaaaatgtcacatcatCATTTTGAGCTATCCAAATGACTggagcacaaaaaaaaaaaaaaaaaaaaaaaagaacgaaactTGAAAGATGAAGAACATTAACGAGGTCCATACGAAAGATTTGGAGCCTTCCACGTACTTTTTGCCTAACATTTAATATGATGAACTAGACAGACTGTTTGGCATGCAGTAGGGAAGGGGAGCTTTCATGTGTGCCTTTTTTGCTAATGTTGGTTCCCCACTTGGTGATTGTCCAAGAGCTAACGCTCCGAGATTCAATTGGATACTCGCCTCACATCGACGTTGTTCCAAAACTGTCGATTGGTCCGTAATACTTGCTTTCTTAAACCGGGCGTCGCTTTTGGTTATACAAGTTCCCATATATAAGCTGAGAAAAATCATATGTAGACAAGCCAAATCTCGTACAACATTTTTTGAGAAACtcaagttataaatctattatacatATGTCAATAAAATCATTAACCtcttaatttgatcaatttaatcctaaacccttttgaaaatttaccaATATAATCCTTTAGTTACTTTTGGTTGACAATTGTGACATACATGGTCATCTTACATATGATACGATCaatgctaatgtggacaattttttacattattttgaatttttaatagatttttgaaaattttcttttctttcttttcctttttcccacaTTAGTCACGGTCATAGGGAGGAGGGTTTGTGAGGCCGGGCCTCGCCAAAGGCAAGTGAGGGATGACCCGGAGgctagccctcaccaaatctggcgaggctcacccccACCAAATCTTGTGTGCATAGGCCGGCAAGGTTGACCCTTGTCAACCATGGCGACCCATGacggaagaagggaaaaaatagaaaaataaacagaaaaaaatgaacaaaatataaaaaaatacattttttttttaaaaaagagttaaaaatcATTCATGTCAGCACCTGCCATGTCACGTAATTGGCGATTATCGACCAAAATTGGTTgggactatattgacaaatcatcaaaagttataggactaaattggctaaattaaaaaaattaatgttgaattgttatttatttaagatttttcaggTAATTATCCCCAAGATTTCCATCTATTAGTCAAGGAGGTTTCGTCTTAATTTGACAATTctcatgcatataatataaAGTAACGATATAAGCATATTATATTGCAAATAGGTCTAGTTTCGTATTGGTTTTCATCATACCGCACGGCTCATTCACACCGGCTTTCTTTAGGTATGATGCACGATGGGATTTTGGCTATTAATGCAGGTTTTGACTGCGTGAAATGCAGTGCCTTGACAgatcattctcttcttcttgataTTCCATCTACCAGTTAACCCACGTGCAAAATCTCTCCTCTATTCCAAATTACGTGAATGACATCAGGTGCTACGCCAGAGAAAGCGACGACCCGCGACGACCAGCGGTTGAGGAAAACTGAATGCAAGTTGCTTTCGGAAGACAATTCCAGCTTGAATTGTAGGACAGCTCCGCGTCATCTAATTCTCTAATATGACCTGGCGCTTCACACGCTATCGAAATAATGCAAGGAGATATGTCAAACATTGACAGTAATTTCAGTTCTTAGCCCGGCCAGCTTTCTAGTCCGATCATTCAGTTTCAACGCCAATTCAGAAGGGCTAAACATGTGGggaaaattgacacaaatgacCATGAACTTTGGCTTAATGTATAATGTGGTTcgtaaattttaaatttgttcaatacaGTCCCTGAACTTTAGCCAAATGTTTAATATAGtcactaaaattttaatttgttttatacAATTCTTGAACTTTACGTACCTAATCAAGTTAGTTCTTGGTTTATACGAAATGTTCATTGTTGTCCCTATTATTGAATTAATGGTAGAACTACatacattgaaaaaaattaaaagtttagggattacattgaacaaattaaaattttatggactATATTGCACATGAGACCAAAAATCATTAGCCATTTGTATTATTATCCCAACATGTGGAGAATAGTCGTTACACTTCTCATATAAGACATGGCAATTTCGACATTGTGCAATAGATGTGATCCCACTTCGCTTAAATACACACTTATAACATGTCCCATATATATGTGATCTCACTTCAATTTTAGATacaacttgtataatttttttttttttgacaagtaAGCTGGATATCATTACTAGCTAATAGTATGAGCAAATACAGTATGTGCATCAGTACAAAGTAAATCCAAAAGAGCAAAGGGGGTTAATTAAACGTTGCATTCGGTTTGAGGATCAATTGCAatgttgaaatttaatttgtcaattgatgTAACAAATCATATCAAGACACTTGTGAAAAATAAGGAGCCGGTGTTGCACCACTTTTTAGGTTTACAAATTGAGAAAGTGCTTTATTGgccaaatgaaaaaaagaaaaaaaaaagaacacatttATTAACTACCATGACAAATTTGACACGATCATTTAAATttgccaaaggaaaaaaatacataaaGGTTTGGccaagtgaaaaagaaaaaaagaagaagtaatatTTGTTAGTATTCCACCCACTGCCAAAAGGTTTAAGAGTGCATTTGTTTTAGCATTTTGAAAGCTcatggagaaaatgcaaagcagTTTAGCCTAAAAGATTTTAAGTAAATGCAAATGCCGTTTAATAAACTATGCTTTGAGAagtaattttgagaaaatattgtttagtagaaaacatatttgaaaagctctttgggtaataaatattattattttttaattttatttatttaaaattgaaaaaaataatgtatgcaacttttaaatataaattttgaacatatatataattttaaaaaaataccaaatccttcctcaaaatttttcaatttttatttgtttaaaattgaaaaataatgtatgcaactttttaaatataaatttgaaaataacgctaaaaatcaaatacatatatataatttttttaaaaactaaacccttcatcagaatttttaaatttttaattgtttaaattgaaaaataatgtatgcaaatttttaaatataaatttgaaaataatgctaaaaatcaaatacatatatataattaaaaaaaaaactaaacccttcatcagaatttttaaaatttaattgtttaaaattgaaaaaataatgtatgcaactttttaaatataaattttaacaatactactaaaaattgatatatatatatattttttttttaaaaaaaagaccaaacccttcatcggaattttttaatttttatttgcttaaaattgaaaaaaaaaattatatatgcaactttttaaatataatttttcacaataatgttaaaaaaatcaaatacacacacacacacacacacacacacacacacacacacacacacacacacacacatatatatatatatttataaaaaaaaaaagaccaaatcctttatcgaaatttttaaatttttatttgtttaaaattgagaaaataatgtatgcaaatttttaaatataaatttgaaaatagtgctaagaaatcatatatatatatatatatatatatatatttttaaaaccAAACCCTTCgtcagaatttttaaatttttatttgtttaaaattgaaaaaattaaagtatgtagctttttaaatataaaattttacaataatactgaaaaaatcaaatacatatatatatttaaaaaagaccaaatcctttgtcgaaattttttattatatatatattttaaaagaccaaacccttcattggaatattttaatttatatttgtttataattgaaaaaataatggatacaactttttaatataaatttggacaataatgctaaaaaaaaatcaactatataaatattttttaaaataccaaaaacatatatatcttttagcatttatatatatttgatttttttagcattattttggcatttaaaaaaataataacaagagaaaaatcagaaattttaagaatgagtgaggatagttttggaagaaaaaaagaagtttcaatATTTGGTTAATAGCTGAAAGCTCAAAACTAGTCCCTACTAGCATTAAGCTTTCA harbors:
- the LOC104450098 gene encoding uncharacterized protein At1g28695, whose product is MEFMKDRINQCALLCGLLVGMLYLLVNWTPSGPLLQFQEQKLPHSQSRDNQAGGYMDELGKVLADASTGNNKTVIITVVNEAYVEGDKSMLDLFLDGFWLGEGTRPLIHHLLIVAMDGTSFERCKFLGLHCYQLKTEDELDGEEVYMTPGFLRMMWSRTEFLGNVLKRGYSFIFTDADILWLKDPFPQLYQHWSVDFQVSVDGFNGDPSSEDNYMNTGFYVIRSNNRSIAVFNEWYARRNDSSGIKEQDVLTQIKQEGIFRTLGFGVRYLDTVYFSGFCQDSRDVRAVITVHANCCRTVVAKVTDLTAVLHDWKSFTGSSSSSSTNGTAAFNWSAHVACRHSWD